aggatACTGATTTGACAAGGTTGAAGATGTCAAGAACAAAatgagggaggagctgtcagccatttctaaagatgactacaaaatatgttacaagtgactattctattgtaataatacttgagacatacaaaATATGTCTCGAACAGTGGAAGCAtcggtgggacaaatgtattagttgtaatggagagtattttaaaggggataaggttgttctgtaaaataatttggaaatatgaatgaaaacctacaacctgttttccagtcaatgaccgggtcagggatgggatgaatgaagcctgcaacttgcggcgaggatatgaatagtgctggctgccgaggcctgtcacatttctctggggcaatgattaatgactgacagatgaaatgaaatgatagtagagagtgttgctggaatgaaagatgacagggaaaactggagtacccagagaaaaacctgtcccgcctccactttgtccaggacaaatttcacatggagtaacCGCGATCTGAACCACGGTGAGAGGACagcgcgctgctacctgagccacggagactcaatttggaaatatatagcttttaaaaaataattcctttttttttttgggtaccccctcgtaTATGACTTACTCTGTTATACCCTCTGCAAAAAGCAAATATCACCAAAATTTTAGCAGACCTTCTTAATTGATGTTGATAGGACTGTGAGAAGTACCATCAAAGAATTTCTTCAGTTGCCTACAGACATGTCAGGCAGCTCCTTATACTCTGCAAGGAAAGTGAAGGGACTAGGATTGTGGAAAGCAGACTGGGAGGTACCACTTCAACACTTGAAAATCTGCTACTTACTACAGAAGGCTGGCAATATATCAGTGTACAATCTGGAAGAAGTGAGAAAACTGTGTGTTCAGCAGAATGACATAGAAAATGCAGACAGAAACTCACAACTGGAAGGAAATTATGAGGAatttagtgataataataataataataataataataataataataataataataataataataataatatgtttttatgccctactaactactttttgactgaGGTGTTAGAATTTcatcccagaggagttcttttacgtgccagtaaatctcctgacacgaggctgacttatctgaggGAAGCAAGAGTAAAAGCAAATGGTGAGTGGGCTCAGGAATAAATACTGGCCAACCAGTGGATTGACACCCTACTTGGACTCTCCAGATCAGAATGGAAAGAAGCTCTGAAAATGTAATATAACATGTTTGCTATGCAAGCCTTCCCCGGATGTAGCCGGGATGGAGTCCACTGCAGTGAGCCTGAAATGCTTGCTCATGTTCTTGATTGACATCTACAGGGGGACTTGCTTAGGAATGTCAGACACCACAGAATAAGATCTACAATTGCAAtagcattctcccagaaaggtaATGAGGTACCGTACATGAAAAGGTAGCACACATAGCTGTTGGTGGAGGCAACTAGAGAACAGACATAACTGCTATCGATTCCACATATATATTGGATCCCATCATCAGATGCAAAGTCAAAACCCTTGTCAGCCAAGAAGAGGTCCACACAGAGAAACAAGCCATATACAAACCAACCATAAATTACTTCAAAAAAGCACATAACATTTCCAGTATGAGGGTCGTGGGACTTTTCTCTGGGgcaagaggaggaagaggaggaggaggaggaggaggaggaggaggaggaggaggaggaggaggaggaggaggatgataataataataataataataataataataataataataataataataataataataataataataataataactactactactactactactactactacaagtaaTCATGTTCATACTGGTCCGTATTGACTACTTCaattttttaaagtattttttttaaagtgtggaCATTCCCCAAATATTCTTATTTAGCTATTTTGGCCTTCAAAGGATCACCAATAGAGTCCTCAGTAATACTGTGGGGAAGCTTATGAAAGAGAGGAACTCCATGAAGCCCTTAACTGTATTTTACACATCTTAACATACGATGGGGAACCCAAATATAACCAGTCACCATTTTTaggaaatacaaaatttattttctCGAGTTATAAACATTAGTTACCTTCGAAGTACTCTTCTTTAACACTAATACATTTGTACAAACTTTTCTTGAATGTGTGAGGAACCTTTCGTACTCGTCCTTTCGGATGCCTTCCCTTTTCACCTCTGGAATGTCTGCAAAAATTTCCCTTTCAGCTCCCCTTTCACAAAAAAAAATCACAAGGTGTAAGATCTGGTGGGTAGGCTGGGTGAGAAAGCAATGTCATGAGGTTTTTCCGCCAAGAAATTACGCTCAGAAATGGCCGTGTGAGCAGGAGCAATGTCATGGTGGAAGAACCAATCCTCACTCTGCCACTAATTGGGCAGTTTCAACTGAACACTCTTGTACAACTGCCTCAAAACACTGAGGGAGAAGACTTGGTTTACCGCTTGATGCTCAGGTATGTACTCCAAGAGAACACTGCTGCGAACATCGAGAAACAGATCAACATTGTTTTCACGGCCGATTTGACATGCTGCGCCTTTTTCAGAAGAGGAGAGTTGGGTGCCGTTCACTACGAGACTGTTGTTTTGTCTCGGGTCATACCCATAACACCACAATTCATTCCCGGTGATGATTTTGTCAAAAACAGTTCTTGTCCACTTTCAAATGGTCCAACAAGTCATGGCAAGCAGTGACATGAACCACCTTTTGATCAGGAGTCAACAAGAGGGGGATGAATTTTGCTGTGATTCATCTCATTTGCAAATCTTGCATTGCACTGAGCTCCACATAAGACCAGACAGTTCACCAAGTTCCAAGTTCATCAATAGTATGCCTTTTATCCCCATACACAAGCGCACAAATTTTTTTCATGTTTTCATCAGTTCTGGACATGGAAGGCCGGCCCAGGCATTCAATGTCTGATCAACATGTTGTCGCATTTAAGTCATGAATACCACTCAAGCACTTATGTTCCTTTCAAGGAGTGTTATTTATAAGCTGTAGACAACATATCAACCGTGACTGACGCACTTTTACAGAGCAGAAAACAAATTTTCAATGCCGCATGCTGTTCTCAAATAACAGCCATTTCACAAAATCACAAATATCGAAGAGATTGAAAAAAAAACATAGCATGAAAACTGTCACAGGGGCTCGCTACAACCGTCTTAAGCCATGTTGGTTGGCATACTGACTCAGGAGGGGTTACGTAACATACaactaaagggagaagcttgaacTGCAAGAGCGACACGTGCAGCAAATTACATCCGGTTATTTTTGGGGGTCCGTTCATACGTACTGTCTTGGCATTCTTCCACTGAAGAAATGAACGACGCCTAGTGGCACAAGCCATCATGTCTGGGTCCTGAGTTCTACTAATTTTACAGCATGCTTCGAGTTCCCATCTCACCACAAAATAGCGAATTTGCACGTCGCACAATATTGTGCTATTAGATCTGAAAACTATCTGATGTTGGCGGTGATTAGGGTACCAGATAGCTGCCTCTTTGGACCTTCCTCTTTTGAAGTCAGCTTTAATATTTTTGCTAACTTTTACAATTTTGAAATTACTGAAATAAGTTTAGAATGTACCTTTTTTTGGAACACATAGAATTTTACCGAGGGACCAAGAACAGAAACGAAACGATAAGACATGTTCTACATCAAAATCTGTGCTTGCTTATTAGGTGATCCAGAGTAATATACAATTTTAGCTAATCGCTTAATAGTTCCTATGGGAGATAATTGAGTCTAATATACTTAGAACATGCTTATAATACTCAacagggtgtatctaaattataccgacatAGAAAAAAAAGTCACGGATGCTCTTCcatgttatataaagaacgatggtgcaatcggattggcagagaacattattctttctgacaaaatgaGGTTACTTTCTTACTTCTGGGCATGAGATTCAAATTATTGAACTCTCTGTATTTGCTAAGCCAGGGCTTTGCTTCAGGGGAGGGAGGGCAAGTGAGGTGTATGACAGACAATGCTCCCcgtgaatgcacaagtttctttgTTCGACTCATGCAGAGTTGTCCTTGTcacttacaggcaatatccactgtttattcaatgttatttgctttacgacccactaactactcttttacggtttttggagacgccgaggtgtcggaattttgtcccgcacgagttcttttacgtgccagtaaatctaccgacacaaggctgacgtatttgagcaccttcaaataccatcggactgagccaggatcgaatctgccaagttggggtcagaaggccagcgcctctaccgtctgagccactcagtccggcccacTGTTTATTATGCAGCCATATTGCACATATAGCACAAGAATACACATACAATATACTTGTCAGACAAGGAATGCAACTGATCATTTCTCTTCTCCTCTGTTGGCCTCAGTAAGGTTCTTTATTGTTTAACAAGCACGAAGATTCAATGCTGCCACCCACGATCGTGCATTCCTTTACTTAAcacattgtaaaaggaatgaaaaactgaatgaaggaaacaatacACCCAATGGTTTGATCACTCCAAATTGTCAATACTCCCCCTTCCCCTGTCTACTTTGATCTTAATGTAACAAGTAAAGTCCATGGGAGTTAAATCGGCCAAAGGTGAAGGCCATTTAATCGGCCCACCATAGCCTTCTCATCCCCCAGGATAATGGTTATTTAAATGCTGCATGACATGGCAAATGAAATGAGGTGGAGCGCCATTATAACACAGCCATATTCACTGGCAAATACCCAGAGGAACATCTTccaataatccaggcagtgattctaccaAGAAATGATAGCATTACTCACCATTTAGATGAGAAGAAAGGAAATAAGCCCTAAGTAAACAGTTACCAACAATGCCAGCCCAAATATTGACACTATACCGATGCTGAAATGAGTGCACTACTGTCATGAAAGTTCTCTTCCACCCTCCTTCACGTAGTCGCCTGCCAATGGACACGAAGGTTCAATAATGATGTTGGCGGTGATTAGGGTACCGGATGCCATAAATCATTGCGGCTTCTCTCCCGTTGCCATTTGCTCCATCACACGCTAGGTGCATATCAACCATTTCTTCGTTGGTGAACCGAAATGGAGCAATTCTCACCAATTTATTCCACCACCTTAGTAGCCAATATGGACAGAACAAACTGGGGATGAGAAGTGACTAATGAGAAACATGTGCATTTGCATTGAGCATTATTTCTGCCTCCGTATATCATACACCCCACTTTTCCTCCTTTCCCTGAAGCATAGCAGCGGCCAGCGGTTTGCACTTTGGCACAGGAAATACAGTGAGTTTGTTAATTTGAACCGTGTGCCTGGAAAGAGcaaagtaatctcattttctcTGCCAATACGATTGTGCCATCACTCTTTATTTTGTcagtataatttagatacaccctgtataacagAAGGAGAATTGATACTAAGCATGGCTTGGAGTTTTAGGATGCAGAAAACTTCCATTGAAAGTTCCCTTGCTAGGTTGATCTTCGCAAAGatagtaggaaaaaaaaaaaaaaagaacacagcaATACTTCATTTCTACTATATTCTTACATAAAAAAGCTATTCCTTGGAAAAATTCCTGCCATGTGTTCAGAGAAGGGCAATGTAAAATCCAACACAATCCCAAGCGCATTAGAGTCAAAACTGAGTTAATTGTCAACCGTAGGGGTTAACAGTCTGATGTAAATTTTACAGCAGCCTTTGGTGTTCAGACATATTCCATAAAGAAAGCTCAACAGTCATTTCTCATTTAATATGTGGTCCCAATAAACACTTTTTCACACAATCCCCTGATGGGGATTTTTGATGAAATTGTTCTGTAGTAACATATTTCCCATTAAAATTTTGCATGATAACCCTTCCATATCACAAATCTCAAAAAATAATGATATATTCTGcaactgatatagatgttgattcccaaagggaacctgaagtatttgtcctgaatgagtaaattcataataccaatatagttggtctgttattggacattataaattttccagctagctcattccagGTTGATAGCGTTTTGCCctagtgtgctaagctgggctcatcatttggtaaatagcatacctacaagacgcatggctagtgcataccatgaaggccactgcgtaggctacttggagccaccggctgtgccaatgcactatgagagactgtctcattttcaaacattcatgtctgcctggccatcacaTGATATAGATGCTATagatgcatcttggtaggtgtgctatttaccaactgatgagcccaacttcgcacactgaggcaaaacgctgtcaacctggaatgagttagctggaaaatttattatgtccaataacggaccaactatattggtattatattctgCAACACTACtctaatttattatttcttttcagaaagcatGGAATCTGAAAGGATGATTCACCCTCTAGTTGCTGGGTTAAGCATTTGCATGACGTGCCTACTTCTTCTTGTTGGATTCAAACTACGATGGTTTCGTGCTCGCCTCACCATGGGACAACCACCAGACCGAGAACAGCAGCGGCCTGCATTCATGGCAGGCACATATCGAAGGACATTTGATACTGACTCAGTTCCACCCATTCTACAAACTCGCAGCATCCAAGAATCATCTCTTCACAGGAGCATGCCAGACCTAACACCCAAAGCAAGCAAACAAAATGGAACAGTTAATGGATTTTTACCACAGACAGTGGAAGAACATCCAGATCAACCTACAATTACAGTATCTCAGAAAAGCAAAGCAGCAGAAATATTACAAACATCAACCCCAAAACAAACAGAAATACAGACTGAAGCTAGGCAAGCAATAAAGGTGCATAACAGTCCCTCACCATCAGCAAAGAACAAGAAACCAAAGAGTAAAACCTGGGAAGGAGCATCACATGCACAGGATGAACATCTACTGATGCCCACACCTAAGTTGGTCACACCTCTTACTTCGCGATCACCCTCACCCATAATGTTTGGTGAAGCTCCACTCAACCACAGGGCAGATCGTCTCGAGTCTCTCTATATGTCTCCTGAAGTCGGAGTGCCATTTGCGAGAGTTAATGCACTGCCTTCATGGGCCCAAAAGGAAATATCAAATTCAAGCAACCTTTCTGAATCAGACAGCCAAGGCTCTGACACAGAATCTACTGATACGTACAAGGCAGAGGATGTGAGTAAGACTACAAAACATCATGAAAAAATTAGCCAAAGTGTACCCAACTTCCATGAATATGACGAATTTGACTCGTAGAAGAGAGCTATTACAACATTCTCCCTTGGATAAGAGAAAACTGAATGTGTTACATACAGAAGTCTCAATAATGGTAGAATGGAAATAAGCATGTCATTTAGTGTAAAAACCTGGTAAATGAGCAGACAATAATAGTTTTATGTAAATATGGAAGTATTTTAGGCCTGAATGAGGTTTACAACATGACAAGATCACATGCAGACTATGGAATGAAGGATGTTTATACACGTGCATATTCCGAACATTGTTTCTATATTTGATTTTACTATCAACTGTTTGTTCAATttcttattatttacaatttagaatATTTTAAATCACTTAGCATTAGAAGGGAAATGAGCTGAAAAAAGTTCAAACAGCAAAGGGAGCTGTGATCATGTAGAGGAGGGAAAGTGAATGTTTAGGCTAATCTTAACCAGGCAATTTGTGCAAACTACTGATTTTAGAATCTCAGGAAGGAGGAAACTACAACTTGCACATAAGCACTGGGATTCAAGTTTGTATTCTtgaagtttttttatttttacaattggctttacagtgcaccaacgcagataggtcttatggcgatgatggcacaggtaagggctaggagagggaaagaagcagctgtggccttaattaaggtacagccccagcatttgccttttttgaaaatggaaaccacagaaaaccatcttcagggccgccgacagtggggttcgaacccgctatctaccatatgcaagctcacatatCAGCACGCCcgtaactgcacagccacttgttgCATTGTTGATATAGTCTTCACCAATGAAGGCTTATAAAAGATTGAATTTCTACACAATATTTAGCTTCTTAGGTGGAGCAGATGTCTTTCTTACAACAGAGAAGACAAGTTGAAAACAGAAAGATGAGAAAACTTACCAGGAATACCTATCACAGTAATACGAACCGATTTTATGGACAAAAGAGAATAGGTCAATACTGTTTTGAAATGAGAAGTACGTTGAGGAATATCGTCCAAAACTGCTTTTCTTTCCGTTAATAATAGTACTTGTGAATGTCGAATGATAACATGCAATACAGATCAAAATTAATCAAGATATTTAAAAAGAATTccatttttttaaacttcagacTGGAATAATCTAATAGTTTTCATAAATGTGTACATAACAATGTAAAGTTCAAGAGTATATTTTTCCCTACAAATTTACTCATAGTACATGATGAatatgatgattgttatttaaaggggcctaacactcaCAACAATTTAAGATGAGATGAAGGTTTCTACACAAATATGTAAAACAATCTTCTTCTTTCACTTTTCCCTATGCCTTGGTGGGGTTATAGGAGCAAGCTGAATCGTACATGTGGACAGATGTATTCACAATtttgtgtttctctggtggttggtagtgtggtgtgttgtgtgaaatgaagatgtgtgtgtgtattatgacaaacgcaaacacccagacCCTGAGCAATTAATGACATGGCTGGGAATGAACACAGGACCCTTCGAACTGAATGCTGCTACCAAGGACCCGGACAGATGTGTAAAACAATACTTGAGATAAATATAATGTAATTGTGTACAGTGCACAAGAAGCAGACTATATTAGAACTGTATATGTTTATTATTCAAAACAATAATTATAAgttctttattttaatatttgtgtTGTTATCAGATTTAATAAAGTTCTTCCACATTAACCATGCAATGTCAAAAAAAATCAAAAGGATATCTATGAATCCACAATCCCCTGCTACAAATCCAATTACAATCTTCAAGAGATTGAAACAGTTTCCAGGAATAACTTAACCACAAAAGAGACCATGAACAGGGAGCAAAAGAGCTCCTCTTCTATTGACAAGTGAGGACCCCACTTAAGGAATACTAAGATTCCCAAGAAAGCAAAGTTAGCAATGTTCAACAGCTACTTAAACTGATCTTGACAGTCACTCTTGGTCATAAATAATGATGAGTGCCCCTCTCCAACTCGCATACAGCTGGTTCAACCCTTGTACTACATCTGGACTTTCCTTACAAGTCCTTCGAACACCGTCCTCTTTTGTAAATACTGTCAGATCTtctctgtcatatgctttttcaacaTCTAGTAATACCATGAACAAGTTCTCGTACTCTCCAAGTACTTCACCATTGCCATTCTGACATGCATAGTATGTACCGAAGAGATGTATTAAACACAACCTATTACATTtaaagtttatttcaagtacatTGCTGTCCTGAAAATTCAGTGCTCATCGAATTGGCCCACAATGGGTGATCTGCATGCACTCTATGGTTgtaacagcagtagtagtagtagtatcagacctgtagcttagattccTTCCAACAGAACAAACATGATCTAGACCACCATATCTCAATTGGTAAGAACATCCAACGCAAAATCAGAAGGTTCTgcgtttggatcccactggtgtccggttggctatttttattctgtacttaacatctcttcggtacatactatatgtactgaacacgacttaATACATCAGaagtttattttgagtacaatGCGGCCATACAAGTTCAATATTCATACCTGTATTAGTGTGATGATAAACAGTTAATAAcaaaatacagggtctctcatataaactccgACCGAGCGTTCAGTGTTTGTagtctgcgctacagcagctgcctcagcccaacttacgacgagtgcggccgccctgctttaagcgtgtatacaatcttatatacaatcttaccttataagaaatgctggaagtgtcatccttcatactGAGGGACTTCATACAggattttctgtacaccaatagtgagagttataactgt
The Anabrus simplex isolate iqAnaSimp1 chromosome 3, ASM4041472v1, whole genome shotgun sequence genome window above contains:
- the LOC136866979 gene encoding uncharacterized protein, which produces MTQESMESERMIHPLVAGLSICMTCLLLLVGFKLRWFRARLTMGQPPDREQQRPAFMAGTYRRTFDTDSVPPILQTRSIQESSLHRSMPDLTPKASKQNGTVNGFLPQTVEEHPDQPTITVSQKSKAAEILQTSTPKQTEIQTEARQAIKVHNSPSPSAKNKKPKSKTWEGASHAQDEHLLMPTPKLVTPLTSRSPSPIMFGEAPLNHRADRLESLYMSPEVGVPFARVNALPSWAQKEISNSSNLSESDSQGSDTESTDTYKAEDVSKTTKHHEKISQSVPNFHEYDEFDS